In Acidobacteriota bacterium, a genomic segment contains:
- a CDS encoding type II toxin-antitoxin system HicB family antitoxin, whose amino-acid sequence MKKYAVLIEQGENNCSAYVPDLPGCVAAGDTVEETERLIREAIEIHIRGMREDGLEVPPPSSLAREIEVAAWMPSGMISSRAPLADLIAAAVRRSLNTPRLRVDVRRIASASFKGWRVRLLERRRTSDPIDLYTTAIAVIKKIGLIPPERHGDLRIALAGIREDWSG is encoded by the coding sequence ATGAAGAAATATGCCGTGCTGATTGAACAAGGGGAAAACAATTGCAGCGCCTATGTGCCGGACCTGCCCGGCTGCGTTGCGGCTGGAGACACGGTCGAGGAAACGGAACGGCTGATCCGGGAAGCCATTGAGATTCACATTCGCGGTATGCGTGAGGACGGATTGGAAGTTCCGCCGCCCTCCTCGCTTGCCCGTGAGATCGAAGTTGCCGCATGGATGCCTTCCGGGATGATTTCGTCTCGCGCCCCTCTCGCCGACTTAATCGCCGCCGCCGTGCGGCGCTCGCTGAACACGCCGCGCCTGCGCGTGGACGTGCGCCGCATCGCCTCTGCATCCTTCAAAGGCTGGCGCGTGCGCCTGCTCGAACGCCGCCGCACCTCGGACCCCATAGACCTCTACACCACCGCCATCGCGGTCATCAAAAAGATCGGCCTCATCCCGCCCGAGCGCCATGGCGACCTGCGCATCGCCCTCGCCGGCATCCGCGAAGATTGGTCTGGGTAG
- a CDS encoding serine--tRNA ligase: MLDLSFVRDNIELVERKLAERGSALRLDRFREVDSSRRRLLTEVELLKSQRNKAGDQIGALKKKGEDASAIIAEMGGISDRIKLLDDQVKQVDEELREILTTYPNVPHETVPVGRSAADNVEVRRWGTPREFAFKPKAHWELGEQLGILDMERGAKIAGARFGVYWDGGARLERALANFFLDTLTREHGYREVLPPAIVNSAALFGTGQLPKFADDLFKLEGSDYWLIPTAEVPVTNLYSGETLDAAELPINLAAYTPCFRSEAGTYGKDMKGVFRNHQFQKVEMVKFAHPDHSYDELERLTSNAEALLQKLGLPYRVMALCTGDMGFGSAKTYDIEVWLPGLNEYREISSCSNFESFQARRAGIRFRTGTKGKSELVHTLNGSGLATGRSWIAVVENYQQADGSIEIPEALRPYFGGIDHIPALKK; the protein is encoded by the coding sequence ATGCTGGACCTGTCGTTTGTAAGGGATAATATCGAACTGGTTGAGCGCAAGCTGGCCGAACGCGGCTCGGCGCTGCGCCTCGACCGTTTTCGCGAGGTGGATTCCAGCCGCCGCCGCCTGCTCACCGAAGTCGAGTTGCTCAAGAGCCAGCGCAACAAGGCTGGCGATCAGATTGGCGCGCTCAAGAAGAAGGGCGAGGACGCCAGCGCCATCATCGCGGAGATGGGCGGTATCTCAGACCGCATCAAGCTGCTCGATGATCAGGTCAAGCAGGTGGACGAAGAGTTGCGCGAGATACTCACCACCTATCCCAATGTTCCTCACGAGACTGTCCCCGTGGGCCGCTCCGCAGCGGACAACGTGGAAGTTCGCCGCTGGGGCACGCCGCGTGAGTTCGCCTTCAAGCCCAAGGCGCACTGGGAACTCGGCGAGCAGCTCGGCATCCTGGACATGGAGCGCGGCGCGAAGATCGCCGGCGCTCGCTTCGGCGTCTATTGGGACGGCGGCGCGCGCCTGGAACGAGCTCTGGCCAACTTCTTCCTGGACACGCTCACCCGCGAGCACGGCTATCGCGAAGTCCTGCCGCCCGCCATCGTCAACTCGGCGGCGCTGTTCGGCACGGGACAACTGCCGAAGTTCGCCGATGACCTCTTCAAGCTGGAGGGCTCCGACTACTGGCTCATCCCTACCGCGGAAGTGCCAGTAACCAATCTTTACAGTGGTGAAACGCTCGACGCCGCCGAGCTTCCCATCAACCTCGCGGCCTACACGCCGTGCTTCCGCAGCGAGGCGGGCACCTATGGCAAGGACATGAAGGGCGTCTTCCGCAACCACCAGTTCCAGAAGGTGGAGATGGTGAAGTTCGCGCACCCCGACCACTCCTATGACGAGCTGGAGCGGCTGACCAGCAACGCCGAGGCGCTGCTCCAGAAGCTCGGCCTGCCCTACCGCGTGATGGCCCTGTGTACTGGCGACATGGGCTTCGGCAGCGCCAAGACCTATGACATTGAAGTGTGGCTGCCGGGCCTGAACGAGTATCGCGAGATCTCCTCCTGCAGCAACTTCGAGAGCTTCCAGGCGCGCCGCGCCGGCATCCGCTTCCGCACCGGGACGAAAGGCAAGTCGGAGCTGGTCCATACCCTGAACGGCAGCGGCCTGGCGACCGGGCGGTCCTGGATCGCCGTCGTCGAGAACTACCAGCAGGCGGACGGCAGCATCGAAATCCCCGAGGCGCTGCGCCCCTACTTCGGGGGAATCGACCACATTCCCGCACTCAAAAAATAG
- a CDS encoding ferredoxin family protein — translation MAYVIAEPCIGTKDTACVDACPVDCIHPKKDAPGHAEATQLYIDPAECIDCGACVPVCPVTAIFALDELPEKWKHFTELNAQYFAK, via the coding sequence ATGGCATACGTAATCGCTGAACCTTGTATTGGAACTAAAGACACGGCCTGTGTGGACGCCTGTCCGGTGGACTGCATTCATCCGAAGAAGGACGCGCCCGGCCATGCCGAGGCCACTCAGCTCTACATTGATCCGGCCGAGTGCATTGACTGCGGCGCATGCGTCCCGGTATGCCCGGTGACGGCCATCTTCGCGCTGGACGAACTGCCCGAGAAGTGGAAGCACTTCACCGAGCTGAACGCCCAGTACTTCGCAAAGTAA
- a CDS encoding ABC transporter substrate-binding protein: MKIRYSLRGMVRLALIMFSIYQMPLRAQTPAKVRITASLSDVSINKIPFIVAENEGLYAKYGLEVVMTPFSASAARVHGVPDNVPKSVRDAVVGPNISIGGGAPGMWDKAISSEPNDRVIIGTTDDIVHWDIVAQPEFKRLEDLKGKRFAISGLSACTGTVALVVAKHMGWDPVQDMAILEGNYSITPLQKRWTDALIAYEVPLAMAMKAGYKPLDLDMRKWNEKIPCNGIWTSKSWAHANKATVIAYLKAVTEAISMMKKDKEVAFRAIAKYYDFKDREQQQVIYNGAKEMPRKPYPSVEGIKNAMKLYDGAAMRRFKAEDFYDDSFMKELDQSGFIDSLYK, translated from the coding sequence ATGAAGATTCGGTATTCTCTCCGAGGGATGGTTCGCCTCGCATTGATCATGTTTTCAATTTATCAAATGCCGCTGCGGGCGCAGACACCAGCGAAAGTGCGCATCACCGCCAGCCTCAGCGACGTTTCCATCAACAAGATTCCCTTTATCGTCGCCGAGAACGAAGGGCTGTATGCCAAGTACGGACTGGAAGTGGTGATGACTCCGTTCAGCGCCAGCGCCGCGCGAGTCCACGGCGTGCCGGACAACGTGCCCAAGAGCGTGCGCGACGCAGTCGTCGGTCCCAACATCTCGATCGGCGGCGGCGCGCCCGGCATGTGGGACAAAGCAATTTCATCGGAGCCCAACGACCGCGTGATCATCGGCACCACGGATGACATCGTCCACTGGGACATCGTCGCGCAGCCGGAGTTCAAACGACTTGAGGACTTGAAGGGCAAGCGCTTCGCTATCTCCGGCCTGTCGGCCTGCACCGGCACCGTCGCGCTGGTCGTGGCCAAGCACATGGGCTGGGATCCGGTGCAGGACATGGCCATCCTGGAAGGCAACTACAGCATCACCCCGCTGCAGAAGCGCTGGACCGATGCGCTGATCGCCTACGAAGTCCCCCTGGCCATGGCTATGAAGGCGGGCTATAAGCCGCTCGACCTCGACATGCGCAAGTGGAATGAGAAGATTCCCTGCAACGGTATCTGGACATCGAAGTCATGGGCTCACGCCAACAAGGCCACCGTCATCGCCTATTTGAAGGCGGTTACCGAAGCCATCTCGATGATGAAGAAGGACAAGGAAGTGGCCTTCCGCGCCATCGCCAAATATTACGACTTCAAAGACCGCGAGCAGCAGCAGGTCATCTACAACGGCGCCAAGGAAATGCCGCGCAAACCGTATCCGTCCGTCGAGGGAATCAAGAACGCCATGAAGCTCTACGACGGCGCCGCCATGCGCCGCTTCAAGGCCGAGGACTTCTACGACGACAGCTTCATGAAGGAGCTGGACCAAAGCGGCTTTATCGACAGCCTGTACAAGTAG
- a CDS encoding redoxin domain-containing protein, with amino-acid sequence MVFTYDTLPIVQDFARRQKITLPVLADEKSSAIRAFGVLNTAVPAGHLWAGVPYPGTFIVDASGTVKSKYFEDRYQDRYTTPTILLKEFGSVEGTRETVVKTDYLEVRYYPTTDVVRPNLRLTLVADFVLPPKMHVYTPEVKNYIPIKWELEASANYVAKDVNYPKGKLLLLPAINEIVPVYEAKFRLTQDITLAAESILKPILDGDKTLKVRGKLRYQACDDKICYLPQTAPVEFTFKLEPLDRDRVPEPIQHQPPTLAK; translated from the coding sequence GAGAAGTCGAGTGCCATCCGCGCTTTCGGCGTACTGAACACCGCCGTGCCAGCAGGGCACTTGTGGGCGGGCGTGCCGTATCCCGGCACGTTCATCGTGGACGCGAGCGGCACGGTGAAGTCGAAGTACTTCGAGGACCGCTATCAGGACCGCTACACGACGCCGACCATACTGTTAAAGGAATTCGGGTCGGTGGAAGGAACCAGGGAGACCGTGGTGAAGACGGATTATCTGGAAGTCCGCTACTATCCGACCACGGATGTCGTTCGACCCAATCTGCGCCTGACTCTGGTCGCCGACTTCGTGCTGCCGCCGAAAATGCATGTCTACACGCCGGAGGTGAAGAACTACATCCCCATCAAGTGGGAACTCGAAGCGTCTGCAAACTACGTCGCGAAAGACGTGAACTATCCCAAGGGCAAGCTGCTGCTGCTGCCGGCCATCAATGAGATCGTCCCGGTGTACGAAGCGAAGTTCCGCCTGACGCAGGACATCACGCTGGCGGCGGAGTCGATCCTGAAGCCCATTCTGGATGGCGATAAGACGCTGAAGGTCCGCGGCAAGCTGCGCTACCAGGCCTGCGACGATAAGATATGCTACCTGCCGCAAACCGCGCCCGTCGAGTTCACCTTCAAGCTGGAGCCGCTCGACCGCGACCGCGTCCCCGAACCAATCCAGCACCAGCCGCCGACACTTGCCAAGTAA